In the genome of Penaeus vannamei isolate JL-2024 chromosome 26, ASM4276789v1, whole genome shotgun sequence, one region contains:
- the LOC138866660 gene encoding ring-infected erythrocyte surface antigen-like — MEENVEEDADEEVEEDIEVNVEGDAKEDREEDDVEDAEEEAEKNIEENVEEDVEEDIEEDEEENAKEDIEEDVEKDVKEDAKDVEEDTEADAKEEVEEDVEEEAKEDAEDVEEIAEEDTEKNRRHRRRCRRRRRRRIRRRRLSRRNRRRHRRPYKAQKKT, encoded by the exons atggaagaaaacgtagaagaagacgcagacgaagaagtagaagaagacatAGAAGTAAACGTAGAAGGAGAcgcaaaagaagacagagaagaagacgaCGTAGAAGAcgcagaggaagaagcagaaaaaaacatagaagaaaaC GTAGAAGAAGACGTAGAGGAAGacatagaagaagatgaagaagaaaacgcaaaagaagacatagaagaagacgtagaaaagGATGTAAAAGAAGATGcaaaagacgtagaagaagacacagaagcagacgcaaaagaagaagtagaggaagacgtagaagaagaggcaaaagaagacgCAGAAGATGTAGAAGAAATCGCTGAAGAAGATactgaaaaaaacagaagacacagaagaagatGCAGAAGGAGACGACGAAGAAGGATTCGCAGAAGAAGACTCagtaggagaaacagaaggagacacAGAAGACCCTACAAGGCacagaagaagacgtag